Genomic DNA from Armatimonadota bacterium:
CACCGTTGTGATCGCGAGCCACGCGACTTGCGGCCACAATTGCGAGATGCCCGAGCCTTTCAGGTAGATCTCACGAACAAAGATCAGGAATTGGGTAGAAGGCAGCAGCGCGGTGAAGTCATAGAGCAGCGCCGGCATGCTTTGCCGCGGATACGCGAAGCCGGACAGAAGGAGGGTCGGCAACAATGTGGCGAGGAACCCCAACTGGAGAGCGAAGGCCTGGCTTGGCGCGCGAGCGGAAATCAGGAGCCCCAGCCCCATAACCCCGGCCAGGAAAATCAGCATGCCGGACATGAGCAAGGCAAGCGAACCTACCGGAAACACACCGAACAGCACGTACCCGAACACGATCAGCAGCGTCACGTCCACCATCCCCGCGCATACGTACGGGATCAGTTTCCCGACCATCAATTCCCGCGCCTGTACCGGCGACACCACCAGCCCCTCCAAAGTGCCGACTTCGCGCTCCCGCGCCACCGTCGTCGATGTCAGCAGCGCCGCCGTGATGCTCAGGATAAGCACCAGGAGCCCCGGCACGATGTAATTGGTGCTGTTGAGTTCGGGGTTATAGAGGATGCGCGGCGCGATCGTGATGTTCGGCTGCTTCCGCATCGCTCTGGGTGCCCGCTTGAGCGCCGCTGAAGCCCCCTGTTTCGCGAGGAAATCCCCTATCTGCGCATCGGCGTATGCGATCGCCACGCCCGCCGTCGTGCTGTCGGAACCATCGTAGATCGCCTGCAACTCTGCCCTTCGCCCCGCGCTCAAATCGGAATCGAACCCCTGCGGGATCACGATGACCGCCCGCACCGTACCGTGGTTGAACAACCGTTCCACTTGAGCTTCGCCGCTCACATCGCCTACGTACTTGAGATACTCGTTCCCCTGAAGCGCCTCGCGAAGGGCTCTGCTCCGCGGGGTGTGATCCCGGTCGAGTATTCCCAACGGGATGTGCTTGAGGTCGAAGTTGATCGCGTATCCGTACAGGATTAACGTCACGATCGGTAGCAGCAGGATCACGCCGAGCGATTGCCTGTCGCGCCGGAGATGCGTCCATTCCTTGCGCGCCACCGCCCGCAGCCGCCGCCACGACCAGAGGCTTTGCCTGTCGGTCATTGCGCTGCCTCCGCGCGATCGACGCCGGCAACCAGCGCCACGAACACATCCTCAAGCGTCACTTCCACCGGCCGCACGGACTGCACCGCCACGCCGGCCTCCCGAAACCGTGCCACCCAAGCACTTGCATCCATCCCTATGGCAGGGCCGGCGTCCCGCCGGTTCTCCGCCGCATCGACGGATTTACCCGCGGTTGTCAGATGCATCGCCGCCCCGAAGAGCGCAGTTTCCTCCACGTCTCGCCAGGTCTCCGCCACGCGCATGGCATCCATCGGAGCATCGGTCGTAACCTCCAGGACCGTGTTCGGGTACTGGCTCTTCAATTCCGCCGAAGTGCCCAGAGCCACACGTTTCCCCCTGTAGATCATCACGAGGCGGTTACAGTACTCGGCCTCCTCCATGACATGCGTCGTCACGAGGATCGTCACGCCGGAATGCGCAAGGCTGTCGATCAGGTCCCAGAAACGGCGCCGCGACACTGGGTCCACGCCGCTCGTGGGCTCGTCCAGAAACAGGACGTCCGGTTCGTGTACGACCGCGCACCCAAGCGCCAGCCGCTGCTTGTACCCAACGGAAAGCGTCCGCGTGAGGCGGTCGCGGTCTTCGACCAGATCCGCCAGGTTCAGCACCACGTCGATCCGCTCGCTGAGCCGGTCCGGCGGCACCTTGTACACGCCCGCGTAGAACTGGATGTTCTCCAGCACCGACAGGTCGTTGTACAAGCTGAATTTCTGGCTCATATAGCCGATCCGCGTCTGGATCTGCTGCGCCTGTTTCACGATATCCAGGCCAACCACCGAGCCCGAACCCGCCGTCGGCGTCAGAAGGCCGCACAGCATCCGGATCGTTGTGCTCTTACCGCTGCCGTTAGGCCCCAGAAAGCCGAATATCTCGCCCTTGCACACCTCAAACGAGACTCCATCCACCGCCGCGAAATCGCCGAATTTCTTTACGAGGCCGTCCACCACGATCGCCGTCTCCGGACATGTTCGCTCAGTCATCTGCGACCGCCGTTCTGGCCGCCCGGCACGGCATGCACAGCGGCAGCCTCCGCGGCGAGGTGTACAAAGATGTCCTCCAGGCCCGGCTCCGTCGGCGATACGGACCTTACCCCTATCCCCGCGCCCTGCAATGCCGCCCGCAGGGCCGGTTCGGCCGTAAGGCCATCCACCGTCAGGACGTGCAGGAGGTCGCCGAAAAGCACGCTCTCCAACACGCCCTCGCGTCCCAGCAGCGTATCGCGCGCCGCACGCGGTTGATCGGTATCGAACACGAGGATGTCGCCGC
This window encodes:
- a CDS encoding ABC transporter ATP-binding protein; this translates as MTERTCPETAIVVDGLVKKFGDFAAVDGVSFEVCKGEIFGFLGPNGSGKSTTIRMLCGLLTPTAGSGSVVGLDIVKQAQQIQTRIGYMSQKFSLYNDLSVLENIQFYAGVYKVPPDRLSERIDVVLNLADLVEDRDRLTRTLSVGYKQRLALGCAVVHEPDVLFLDEPTSGVDPVSRRRFWDLIDSLAHSGVTILVTTHVMEEAEYCNRLVMIYRGKRVALGTSAELKSQYPNTVLEVTTDAPMDAMRVAETWRDVEETALFGAAMHLTTAGKSVDAAENRRDAGPAIGMDASAWVARFREAGVAVQSVRPVEVTLEDVFVALVAGVDRAEAAQ
- a CDS encoding ABC transporter permease, whose translation is MTDRQSLWSWRRLRAVARKEWTHLRRDRQSLGVILLLPIVTLILYGYAINFDLKHIPLGILDRDHTPRSRALREALQGNEYLKYVGDVSGEAQVERLFNHGTVRAVIVIPQGFDSDLSAGRRAELQAIYDGSDSTTAGVAIAYADAQIGDFLAKQGASAALKRAPRAMRKQPNITIAPRILYNPELNSTNYIVPGLLVLILSITAALLTSTTVAREREVGTLEGLVVSPVQARELMVGKLIPYVCAGMVDVTLLIVFGYVLFGVFPVGSLALLMSGMLIFLAGVMGLGLLISARAPSQAFALQLGFLATLLPTLLLSGFAYPRQSMPALLYDFTALLPSTQFLIFVREIYLKGSGISQLWPQVAWLAITTVVFLRGASTRFVKRLD